The Anopheles coluzzii chromosome 2, AcolN3, whole genome shotgun sequence genome window below encodes:
- the LOC125908349 gene encoding uncharacterized protein LOC125908349, with product MASNQDKKSGLMSHAISRLYKQRLEEVERELLLAQQPEPPTADDRARDAVPVQFEDVPMPMEVIDDAAPLSESEEEGTTNASSVEDTDVEDIQVEVEMPDHPYGDLSCEDGLRMWALQTGQTHRSLNLLLGHLRHHFPQTKLPRDARTLMNTPVSGAPETALTPIAGGQLWYQGVEKCLLSYFRDCQPTQEGFELNIFVDGLPLHKSSRTQFWPILMQAHNVPHTPVMTVAIFYGESKPLFVQEFLQPFVDEMNRLC from the exons ATGGCCTCAAATCAGGACAAGAAAAGTGGCTTGATGTCCCATGCAATTTCCCGGCTCTACAAGCAGCGTCTGGAGGAAGTGGAAAGGGAACTCCTTCTTGCCCAGCAGCCAGAACCTCCGACTGCGG ATGACCGAGCGCGTGATGCTGTGCCAGTGCAGTTTGAAGATGTTCCGATGCCCATGGAAGTGATCG ACGATGCTGCTCCGCTTAGCGAAAGCGAGGAGGAAGGTACGACCAACGCAAGCAGCGTCGAGGATACAGACGTGGAGGATATCCAGGTCGAGGTGGAAATGCCAGACCATCCGTACGGAGATCTTTCGTGCGAGGATGGCTTGAGGATGTGGGCCCTGCAAACTGGACAAACTCATCGGAGTTTGAACCTTTTGCTGGGCCATTTGCGACATCACTTCCCCCAGACCAAATTGCCACGAGATGCACGGACGTTGATGAACACGCCTGTGTCCGGAGCACCGGAGACAGCCCTTACACCCATCGCAGGTGGGCAGCTGTGGTACCAGGGTGTGGAAAAATGCCTACTTTCATATTTTCG CGATTGTCAGCCAACCCAGGAGGGGTTCGAGTTGAACATTTTTGTGGATGGCCTACCCCTGCACAAGAGCAGTCGGACCCAATTTTGGCCAATTCTCATGCAGGCTCATAACGTTCCACATACTCCTGTAATGACGGTTGCTATATTCTATGGCGAATCAAAACCGTTATTCGTCCAGGAGTTTTTGCAGCCGTTTGTGGACGAAATGAACAGACT gtGTTAA
- the LOC125908350 gene encoding keratin, type II cytoskeletal I-like, protein MDEPSVRTVGVDTITTVRQGFALRKNFRDQWFMTNSGEVVRYETATKTGKDVTVQEYAYFKQVPAFTEPCLSTEANIYSANMVDLNKGELQHYASSTLMCKVAAVETEQEGVLIDGLGKRGWNGVVGGGVGGGVRGGTDGGVGGSVGGGTDGRVGGSVGGGTDDGVGGGTDGGVGGGDGGALTHNLPHGNGRWYGGVTGVLANQSRRPIFWYF, encoded by the exons atGGACGAACCATCGGTGCGCACGGTTGGTGTCGACACCATAACGACCGTGCGGCAGGGCTTCGCGCTGCGAAAAAACTTTCGCGATCAATGGTTCATGACCAACTCGGGCGAGGTGGTCCGTTACGAAACGGCCACAAAAACAGGCAAGGACGTTACGGTGCAGGAGTACGCGTATTTCAAACAGGTGCCTGCCTTTACGGAACCTTGCCTTTCAACGGAGGCGAATATTTACTCTGCCAACATGGTAGATTTGAATAAGGGTGAACTGCAACACTACGCCAGCAGCACGCTGATGTGCAAGGTAGCTGCAGTGGAAACGGAACAGGAAGGGGTGTTAAT CGATGGTCTCGGGAAGCGAGGCTGGAATGGTGttgttggcggtggtgttggcggtggtgttCGCGGTGGTACGgacggtggtgttggcggtAGTGTTGGCGGTGGTACGGACGGTCGTGTTGGCGGTAGTGTTGGCGGTGGTACGGACGAtggtgttggcggtggtacggacggtggtgttggcggtggtgatgGCGGGGCGCTTACCCATAACCTTCCGCACGGTAATGGACGATGGTATGGCGGGGTGACGGGAGTCCTGGCCAATCAGAGCAGAAGGCCGATATTCTGGTACTTTTGA